One window of the Thermococcus sp. P6 genome contains the following:
- a CDS encoding L-threonylcarbamoyladenylate synthase, which translates to MTVVINMRDGPDEGKIRIAARFILEGKLVAFPTETVYGLGADALREDAVRRIFEVKGRPPDNPLIVHVASFDDLKKVARDIPPEAKLLARRFWPGPLTLVLPARDEVPRVTTGGLDTVAVRMPAHPIALALIKASTPLAAPSANVSGRPSPTLAEHVADDFYGRIECIIDGGETPIGVESTVIDLSSEEPTVLRPGGLPIEEIERVLGKLEVQVKAKGVARSPGMKYRHYSPNARVVVVEGKGERVREKIRELIEEYRSRGLKVGVMARYRYDADGFFNPGRTTEEVARNLFRGLRELDKLGVDVIIAEGVEEKGLGVAVMNRLRKAAGGRIIRV; encoded by the coding sequence ATGACGGTCGTAATCAACATGCGAGATGGCCCGGATGAGGGGAAGATAAGGATAGCCGCGAGGTTCATACTGGAGGGGAAGCTCGTCGCCTTTCCAACCGAAACGGTTTACGGTCTCGGTGCCGATGCCCTGAGGGAGGATGCCGTAAGGAGGATCTTCGAGGTAAAGGGCAGGCCTCCGGACAATCCGCTGATAGTCCACGTGGCGAGCTTTGATGACCTCAAGAAGGTCGCCCGCGATATACCACCGGAGGCGAAGCTCCTCGCCCGCAGGTTCTGGCCCGGGCCCCTGACCCTCGTTCTACCTGCAAGGGACGAGGTCCCCAGAGTTACCACGGGCGGCCTCGACACCGTCGCCGTGAGGATGCCCGCCCATCCAATAGCCCTCGCCCTGATAAAGGCAAGCACCCCCCTGGCGGCCCCCTCGGCGAACGTGAGCGGGAGGCCGAGCCCGACGCTGGCGGAACACGTTGCGGATGACTTTTACGGGAGGATAGAGTGCATAATAGACGGCGGAGAGACCCCCATCGGAGTTGAGTCAACCGTCATCGATCTCAGCTCGGAGGAACCCACGGTGCTCAGGCCCGGTGGTCTGCCGATAGAGGAGATAGAACGGGTTCTGGGAAAACTCGAGGTTCAGGTAAAGGCCAAGGGAGTGGCCCGTTCCCCGGGGATGAAGTACCGCCACTACTCCCCCAACGCCCGGGTTGTGGTTGTAGAGGGCAAAGGCGAGAGGGTCAGGGAGAAGATAAGGGAGCTCATCGAGGAGTACCGTTCCAGAGGGCTGAAGGTCGGGGTCATGGCGAGGTATAGATACGATGCCGATGGGTTCTTCAACCCCGGCAGAACCACCGAGGAGGTTGCAAGGAACCTGTTCAGAGGGCTCAGGGAACTGGATAAACTCGGCGTGGACGTTATAATCGCCGAGGGAGTTGAGGAGAAGGGCCTCGGCGTGGCGGTGATGAACAGACTCAGGAAAGCCGCGGGTGGAAGGATCATCAGGGTTTAG
- a CDS encoding glycosyltransferase family 4 protein — protein MRILMIGHYPPHGGGIANHLDGLVGELRKRHEVHVLTYGPVRPREFERDLVHPVRVPPVYGLRGTGFAFLGSRKAVKLHERINFDLIHAHFVGTTSFAGVLAKEKTGLPLVVTAHGSDLEHTAELALGRFYVKKSLLEADGVIAVSHWLAKRALSLGARSVRVIPNGLRPLEGGNSRREYITYIGALREYKSPETFVELARHFPGNRFLVVGEGPLMDRLRSMAPANVEFTGYRHDVGAILSRSRLLILPSKREGFGMVILEANSLGVPVIGRRVSAIPELIRENKNGLTFENFEDLLRAVEELLEPKRNAKAGRLGERIASAYSWKNTARAVEEVYSSVLG, from the coding sequence ATGAGGATTCTAATGATAGGACACTATCCGCCACACGGCGGTGGGATTGCGAACCATCTCGACGGCCTCGTTGGGGAGCTGAGGAAGAGGCATGAGGTTCACGTTCTAACCTACGGGCCGGTAAGGCCGAGGGAATTCGAGAGGGACCTCGTGCACCCGGTCCGTGTTCCCCCCGTTTACGGCCTGAGGGGGACGGGCTTCGCCTTTCTTGGATCCCGGAAGGCTGTGAAACTCCACGAGAGGATTAACTTCGACCTGATCCACGCCCACTTCGTTGGGACGACGAGCTTTGCCGGGGTTCTTGCCAAGGAGAAAACCGGTCTGCCACTCGTTGTAACCGCCCACGGCAGCGATCTGGAACACACGGCGGAACTGGCACTGGGCAGGTTCTACGTGAAGAAGAGCCTTCTCGAGGCGGACGGGGTTATAGCCGTCAGCCACTGGCTGGCGAAGAGGGCCCTCTCACTGGGAGCACGGTCGGTCAGGGTAATACCCAACGGCCTCAGGCCACTCGAGGGCGGGAACTCGAGGAGGGAGTACATCACCTACATCGGGGCGCTCAGGGAATACAAGAGCCCGGAAACCTTCGTGGAGCTGGCGCGTCATTTTCCCGGAAACAGGTTCCTCGTCGTTGGGGAGGGCCCGCTGATGGACCGACTGCGGTCGATGGCGCCGGCCAACGTTGAGTTCACCGGCTACAGGCACGACGTTGGGGCTATACTCTCCCGGAGCAGGCTCCTGATTCTGCCGTCAAAGAGGGAAGGCTTCGGCATGGTCATCCTGGAAGCGAACTCCCTTGGGGTTCCGGTAATAGGGAGGCGCGTAAGTGCCATACCCGAGCTGATAAGGGAGAACAAGAACGGGTTAACCTTTGAGAACTTCGAAGATCTCCTGCGGGCCGTTGAGGAGCTCCTCGAACCAAAGAGGAACGCAAAGGCTGGTAGGCTCGGCGAGAGGATAGCCTCGGCCTATTCATGGAAGAACACGGCGAGGGCGGTGGAAGAGGTTTACTCCTCGGTTCTGGGATAG
- a CDS encoding cell wall-binding repeat-containing protein encodes MVRRVVWKKGLAIVICLMFAFIIPHGQAASERLTILVSDNEADETLAYSIADLLGATVIVSPWGSYDPNATARIIAHAPDEVIIIGGPVAVPEEYARDLEDFEIPYERWYGETRYETNLEVIKALVEKFPEVSGEIRTAVVVNGRDVLAIRAYRRALKTSGKPIIVLTDRKKENVTVAALERLKSVSEVKYFQSSFGGRSAFSPKGKELSLWIRAHLQAREENVSVSPAGEEVYSLLIEVQNRTDRAERLLDGLQIPGARVRLERARESLEEAWDAYRSGDYLRAYELALMAGSSADFVVSRAYSEMKTVHQGSLKALLELKINRLEAMVAVLKEKGYDVSGLEYLLSRARAALERGDYSVLINDIMPEIRREMAELTRGGKHGRGGRPTPGP; translated from the coding sequence ATGGTGAGAAGAGTGGTATGGAAGAAGGGCCTTGCCATCGTAATCTGCCTCATGTTCGCCTTCATCATTCCCCATGGGCAAGCAGCCAGCGAACGTCTAACGATCCTCGTTAGCGACAACGAGGCCGACGAAACCTTAGCCTACAGCATAGCGGACCTCCTCGGGGCGACCGTCATCGTGAGCCCGTGGGGAAGTTACGATCCGAACGCCACTGCAAGGATCATCGCCCACGCTCCCGACGAGGTCATAATAATCGGCGGGCCCGTCGCGGTTCCCGAAGAATACGCAAGGGATCTGGAGGACTTCGAGATACCCTACGAGCGCTGGTACGGTGAGACGAGATACGAGACGAATCTTGAGGTCATAAAAGCCCTCGTGGAGAAGTTCCCGGAGGTGTCCGGGGAGATAAGAACGGCCGTAGTGGTAAACGGACGTGACGTCCTCGCGATAAGGGCCTACCGCAGGGCCCTGAAAACCTCTGGAAAGCCCATAATCGTCCTCACAGACCGGAAAAAGGAGAACGTGACGGTAGCGGCACTCGAGAGGCTGAAAAGCGTGAGCGAGGTTAAGTACTTCCAGAGCAGTTTCGGGGGAAGATCAGCCTTCTCCCCGAAGGGGAAGGAACTGTCCCTCTGGATCAGAGCCCACCTCCAGGCCCGCGAGGAGAACGTCTCCGTCTCCCCCGCCGGGGAGGAGGTTTACTCCCTCCTGATCGAGGTTCAGAACAGAACGGACAGGGCCGAGAGACTCCTTGACGGACTTCAGATCCCGGGCGCGAGGGTAAGGCTCGAGAGGGCAAGGGAGAGCCTTGAGGAGGCATGGGATGCCTACCGGTCCGGAGATTACCTCAGAGCCTACGAACTGGCCCTGATGGCCGGTTCCAGTGCGGACTTCGTCGTATCAAGGGCCTACAGCGAGATGAAGACCGTCCATCAGGGATCCCTGAAGGCACTTCTGGAGCTTAAGATAAACCGTCTGGAGGCCATGGTGGCCGTTTTAAAGGAAAAGGGCTACGACGTGAGCGGGCTGGAGTACCTCCTCAGCAGGGCCAGAGCGGCACTGGAGAGGGGAGATTACTCGGTTCTCATCAACGACATAATGCCCGAGATAAGGAGGGAGATGGCGGAGCTAACGAGGGGAGGAAAGCACGGCAGAGGGGGAAGACCGACCCCGGGACCATAA
- a CDS encoding asparagine synthase-related protein — translation MCLIAGGMGENLRERFITMILRGKHRGKDSFGVWTDEGTLKSDDFSRVYEIPDGRIGLLQTRLAMTGSKNYSQPFFNDLVMVHNGEIYNHYHLRSYLSDRGVEFETDVDSEVILRLLEHLLDKGLDMWEAVGKAMRSLEGDYAVAFSDGRRIYLFRDPVGVRPLYYSPRGFFASEKKVLWAIGEEAIPVQPGEMVVLAEGRVLKKRLLTITELRANLKPESAEKALKNLLNHSVRVRVGKKTGVLFSGGLDSSIVALLASRHSEVVLYTAGAEGSPDLEWARKASELLGIPLRERVFDIEDVRDAVRKVTFAIEEPDPVNLSIGIPIYFATRLAGEEGCKVLLTGQGADELFGGYAKYVENPGLMERDLLELGERNLARDDKIAMLNSVEGRVPFLDPSVVSVALGIPADLKIQRGTRKAILRKVALELGLPKEIAEREKKAAQYGSHSQKLLGKLAKSEGLKPGEYAMKVFNEVFKRG, via the coding sequence ATGTGCCTTATAGCCGGGGGTATGGGTGAGAACCTGAGGGAAAGGTTCATCACGATGATACTGAGGGGCAAACACCGGGGAAAGGACTCCTTCGGCGTGTGGACGGATGAGGGAACCCTAAAATCCGACGACTTCTCGCGGGTTTACGAGATCCCCGACGGCAGAATCGGTCTGCTCCAGACCCGGCTGGCGATGACCGGTTCCAAGAACTACAGCCAGCCCTTCTTCAACGATCTCGTTATGGTTCACAACGGGGAGATATACAACCATTACCACCTCAGAAGCTACCTTTCTGACAGGGGCGTGGAATTCGAGACCGACGTTGACAGCGAGGTCATCCTGCGACTTCTGGAGCACCTTCTCGACAAAGGGCTCGATATGTGGGAGGCCGTTGGGAAGGCGATGAGAAGCCTCGAAGGGGACTACGCCGTGGCCTTCAGCGATGGGAGAAGGATTTACCTCTTCAGGGATCCCGTGGGAGTGAGACCGCTCTACTACTCGCCACGGGGATTCTTTGCATCGGAAAAGAAAGTTCTCTGGGCCATAGGTGAGGAGGCCATCCCCGTGCAACCCGGCGAGATGGTTGTACTGGCCGAAGGGAGGGTCCTGAAGAAAAGGCTCCTCACCATCACGGAGCTGAGGGCAAACCTGAAGCCGGAGTCGGCTGAGAAGGCCCTTAAGAACCTTTTGAACCACTCGGTCAGGGTCAGGGTGGGTAAAAAAACGGGTGTCCTTTTCTCGGGGGGTCTGGACAGCTCCATCGTGGCCCTGCTGGCCTCCCGCCACTCCGAAGTTGTGCTGTACACCGCGGGGGCGGAGGGAAGTCCCGATCTGGAATGGGCAAGAAAGGCCAGCGAACTTCTCGGAATACCCCTGAGGGAGCGCGTTTTTGACATTGAAGACGTTCGCGATGCGGTAAGGAAGGTTACGTTCGCCATAGAGGAGCCCGATCCCGTCAACCTTTCCATAGGTATCCCGATCTATTTTGCCACCCGTCTCGCGGGGGAGGAAGGATGTAAGGTTCTCCTGACGGGTCAGGGAGCGGACGAGCTCTTCGGGGGCTACGCAAAGTACGTTGAAAACCCCGGGTTGATGGAGAGGGACCTGCTCGAGCTCGGCGAAAGGAACCTCGCGAGGGACGACAAGATAGCCATGCTCAATTCCGTCGAGGGCAGGGTGCCCTTCCTCGACCCCTCGGTGGTTTCAGTCGCCCTCGGAATCCCGGCGGACTTAAAGATCCAGAGGGGCACCAGAAAGGCCATTCTGAGGAAGGTGGCCCTTGAACTCGGCCTGCCGAAGGAGATAGCGGAGCGCGAGAAGAAGGCCGCCCAGTACGGAAGTCATTCCCAAAAACTCCTCGGAAAGCTGGCGAAGAGCGAGGGACTCAAGCCGGGCGAGTACGCCATGAAAGTATTCAACGAGGTTTTTAAACGCGGGTAA
- the minD gene encoding cell division ATPase MinD, giving the protein MGRLISVASGKGGTGKTTTTANLSIALGKMGYSVCAVDADLTMANLSLVMGIDDADVTIHDVLAGRNTIDEAIYSTAYENVSLVPAAVDWEHVLIADPRKLPETIRKLKGRFDFVIIDCPAGLQLDAMNAMMSGEEVLLVTNPEISCITDTMKVGIVLKKAGLTVLGFILNRWGATERDVPPEVAEEVMEVPLLVVVPEDPAVREATLEGTPVVEYKPDSEGAKAFMELADRISRIAGLKARVRG; this is encoded by the coding sequence ATGGGCAGACTGATTTCAGTGGCCTCCGGTAAGGGCGGGACGGGGAAGACCACGACGACGGCCAATCTCTCGATAGCCCTCGGGAAGATGGGTTACAGCGTCTGTGCTGTGGATGCCGACCTCACGATGGCCAACCTCAGCCTCGTTATGGGAATAGACGACGCCGACGTTACCATCCACGACGTTCTGGCCGGTAGAAACACCATAGATGAGGCCATCTACTCCACAGCCTACGAGAACGTCAGCCTCGTGCCTGCAGCTGTAGACTGGGAGCACGTGTTAATCGCCGATCCCCGAAAGCTCCCCGAAACGATACGCAAGCTGAAGGGGCGCTTTGACTTCGTGATTATAGATTGCCCCGCGGGGCTTCAGCTGGACGCCATGAACGCCATGATGAGCGGGGAAGAGGTTCTCCTCGTAACGAACCCGGAGATCTCGTGTATCACCGATACCATGAAGGTTGGAATAGTCCTGAAAAAGGCAGGTTTAACTGTTCTGGGTTTCATTCTCAACCGATGGGGTGCAACCGAGAGGGACGTGCCACCCGAGGTTGCGGAAGAGGTTATGGAGGTGCCGTTGCTGGTGGTTGTCCCGGAGGACCCGGCGGTGAGGGAGGCCACCCTCGAAGGGACCCCCGTGGTTGAGTACAAGCCGGACTCCGAGGGAGCAAAGGCCTTCATGGAGCTCGCCGACAGGATATCCAGAATAGCCGGTTTGAAGGCAAGGGTGAGGGGGTAA
- a CDS encoding PINc/VapC family ATPase, which produces MKVFVADTSVIVDGRLTQFLEGTEGEVRLIVPEAVVAEIEHQANEGKAIGHVGLEELKRLREMADEGRIILEFKGERPELWQIKRAKAGEIDSMVRDLAGELGATLITGDRVQRDIAIAKGIDVIYLEARKELKHRLEDFFDENTMSVHLKAGLRPLAKKGRPGEWRLVPVRDEVLTEEALEDMADDIVERARRDPRGFIELDEPGVTVVQLESYRTVIARPPFADGIEITAVRPVKKLSIEDYQLSEKLLKRLEESAEGILIAGAPGEGKTTFAQALAEWYAGMGRIVKTMEKPRDLQVGDEITQYTALGGRMEKTGDVLLLVRPDYTIFDEMRKTEDFRIYADLRLAGVGMVGVVHATRPIDAVQRFIGRVELGMIPQIVDTVIFIKAGKVAKVLTLEYLVKVPSGMREEDLARPVIEVRDFETGELEYEIYTYGEEVSVVPVKKGQKAPALKLAERRLKQEIKKFLPDVRTEVEIVSPHRAIVYADEFDIPAIIGKKGKRIADLEKRVGISIDVKSFSERETAEPGTKIPVEAEEKKKKIVLRVPDEYARTPLKFYGGEEYVFTATPSRKGLVKVNKKTPIGRELKRLLDAGIPIWAAP; this is translated from the coding sequence GTGAAGGTGTTCGTTGCGGATACGAGCGTGATAGTTGACGGCAGGCTCACCCAGTTCCTCGAGGGCACTGAGGGGGAAGTCAGGCTCATCGTACCCGAGGCGGTTGTTGCCGAGATAGAGCATCAGGCCAACGAGGGCAAGGCCATAGGCCACGTCGGGCTTGAGGAGCTGAAAAGACTCCGGGAGATGGCGGATGAAGGAAGGATAATCCTCGAGTTCAAAGGGGAGAGGCCCGAGCTCTGGCAGATAAAAAGGGCCAAGGCCGGTGAGATAGACAGCATGGTGAGGGATCTGGCGGGTGAGCTGGGCGCCACCCTGATAACCGGCGATAGGGTTCAGCGCGATATAGCGATCGCAAAGGGCATAGACGTGATATACCTTGAGGCCAGAAAGGAGCTCAAGCACCGCCTTGAGGACTTCTTCGACGAGAACACGATGAGCGTTCACCTGAAGGCCGGATTGAGGCCCCTTGCAAAGAAGGGAAGACCCGGCGAATGGAGGCTCGTTCCCGTAAGGGACGAGGTTCTTACGGAGGAGGCACTGGAGGATATGGCGGACGACATAGTCGAGAGGGCGAGGCGCGATCCCAGAGGCTTCATAGAACTCGACGAGCCCGGCGTCACGGTCGTCCAGCTGGAGAGCTATAGAACGGTCATAGCGAGACCCCCCTTCGCCGATGGGATAGAGATAACCGCGGTCAGGCCCGTTAAGAAGCTCAGCATTGAGGACTACCAGCTCAGCGAGAAGCTTCTTAAACGGCTGGAGGAGAGTGCGGAAGGCATCCTGATAGCCGGTGCCCCCGGGGAGGGCAAGACGACGTTCGCACAGGCCCTGGCGGAATGGTACGCCGGTATGGGCAGGATAGTGAAGACCATGGAAAAGCCCCGTGACCTGCAGGTCGGCGATGAGATAACCCAGTACACGGCCCTCGGCGGGAGGATGGAGAAGACCGGCGATGTTCTCCTTCTCGTCAGGCCGGACTACACCATATTCGACGAGATGAGGAAGACCGAGGACTTCAGGATATACGCGGATCTACGCCTCGCCGGGGTTGGGATGGTCGGAGTTGTGCACGCCACGAGGCCCATAGATGCCGTTCAGCGCTTCATCGGCAGGGTCGAGCTGGGAATGATACCCCAGATAGTCGATACCGTCATCTTCATCAAAGCGGGAAAAGTCGCCAAGGTCCTGACCCTCGAGTATCTCGTCAAGGTGCCGAGCGGCATGCGGGAGGAGGACCTCGCCAGACCGGTGATAGAGGTGAGGGACTTCGAGACCGGCGAGCTGGAGTACGAGATCTACACCTACGGTGAGGAGGTAAGCGTTGTCCCCGTGAAGAAAGGTCAAAAAGCCCCGGCTCTAAAACTCGCCGAGAGAAGGCTGAAGCAGGAGATAAAGAAGTTCCTTCCGGACGTTCGCACAGAGGTCGAGATAGTCAGCCCGCACAGGGCCATCGTTTACGCGGACGAGTTCGACATCCCGGCGATAATCGGCAAGAAGGGTAAGAGGATAGCCGATCTGGAGAAGAGGGTCGGAATAAGCATAGACGTCAAAAGCTTCTCCGAGAGGGAAACGGCTGAACCCGGGACGAAGATACCGGTCGAGGCCGAGGAGAAGAAGAAAAAGATAGTTCTCAGGGTTCCGGATGAGTACGCCAGAACCCCTCTGAAGTTCTACGGCGGTGAGGAGTACGTCTTCACGGCAACGCCGAGCAGGAAGGGGCTCGTTAAGGTGAACAAGAAAACGCCCATCGGCAGGGAGCTGAAGAGGCTCCTCGATGCTGGGATACCCATCTGGGCCGCGCCCTGA
- a CDS encoding Maf family nucleotide pyrophosphatase: MLVLASSSPRRREILARFVEFVVVPSEVEEECSIEDPEEFAVELARRKARDVHSRTGGTVIGADTVVSLNGRILGKPRSREEAFEILKLLSGKVHRVITGYCIVHPGGEICGSVVTEVKFRELDDGLIRAYVETGEPMDKAGAYAIQGRAALFVEWIRGDYYNVVGLPVEVVWKLRDLGFNVLRG; this comes from the coding sequence ATGCTGGTTCTTGCCTCATCGTCACCGAGGAGGAGGGAGATACTCGCCCGTTTCGTGGAGTTCGTGGTCGTTCCGAGTGAAGTGGAAGAGGAGTGCTCCATCGAGGACCCCGAGGAGTTCGCCGTGGAGCTGGCCCGGAGGAAGGCAAGGGACGTTCATTCCCGCACGGGCGGAACCGTCATCGGGGCGGACACGGTGGTCAGCCTGAACGGAAGGATCCTTGGAAAGCCCCGGAGCAGGGAGGAGGCCTTCGAGATCCTCAAACTCCTGAGCGGAAAGGTCCATCGGGTTATAACCGGCTACTGCATAGTCCACCCCGGCGGGGAGATCTGCGGGAGCGTTGTGACGGAAGTGAAGTTCCGGGAGCTCGACGACGGGCTGATAAGGGCCTACGTTGAAACCGGCGAACCCATGGACAAGGCCGGGGCCTACGCGATACAGGGCAGGGCGGCGCTCTTCGTCGAGTGGATCAGGGGGGACTATTACAACGTCGTTGGTCTGCCGGTTGAAGTCGTGTGGAAGCTGCGGGACCTCGGGTTCAACGTTCTTCGGGGATGA
- a CDS encoding PHP domain-containing protein, translating to MLEFPHDVHTHSTHSDGAGSVGENVATAELRGLKLLGISDHIHYLEGKAFNRYLGEIRRWKEESGVTLLAGIEANVTRNGVDITQEMARRLDYVIASVHLWLNDPMEYVELVKMAILDENVDIIGHFGASFSRIGYPDRESLMELVKLAGERGKAFEINSSYRAPEAEFVRECVRQGVKLTFASDAHSPREVGRVSWSEKVFRRAGGKKEDLLFEEFL from the coding sequence ATGCTCGAGTTTCCCCACGATGTGCACACGCACTCGACCCACTCGGATGGGGCCGGATCGGTAGGGGAGAACGTTGCAACCGCCGAACTCAGGGGGCTGAAACTCCTCGGGATAAGCGACCACATCCATTACCTTGAAGGGAAGGCCTTCAACCGCTACCTTGGGGAGATCCGCCGCTGGAAGGAGGAGAGCGGGGTAACGCTTCTGGCCGGAATCGAGGCCAACGTAACCCGGAACGGCGTTGACATAACGCAGGAGATGGCCAGAAGGCTGGACTACGTGATAGCCAGCGTTCATCTGTGGCTGAACGACCCGATGGAATACGTCGAGCTCGTGAAGATGGCCATCTTAGATGAGAACGTTGACATCATCGGGCACTTCGGGGCGAGTTTTTCAAGGATAGGCTACCCCGACCGGGAGAGCCTGATGGAGCTCGTGAAACTGGCCGGAGAAAGGGGAAAGGCCTTCGAGATAAACTCCAGCTACCGCGCCCCGGAGGCGGAGTTCGTAAGGGAGTGCGTGAGGCAGGGGGTTAAGCTGACCTTCGCGAGCGACGCCCACAGCCCCCGGGAAGTCGGGCGGGTTTCTTGGAGCGAGAAGGTATTCAGGAGGGCCGGGGGAAAGAAGGAGGACCTGCTCTTCGAGGAGTTCCTTTAA
- a CDS encoding cobalamin B12-binding domain-containing protein: MVERSRVRVLVAKPGLDGHDRGAKVIARALRDAGFEVIYTGIRQTPEQIVESVVQEDVDVLGISILSGAHMVLIPKILRLLEERGLKPNEDVLVIAGGIIPPDDAEKLEEMGVAKVFGPGSPISEIIAFIDENVPKLKKFSA; encoded by the coding sequence ATGGTCGAGCGCTCAAGGGTTAGGGTTCTCGTTGCAAAGCCCGGTCTGGACGGTCACGACAGGGGAGCGAAGGTCATTGCAAGGGCCCTTCGTGACGCGGGGTTTGAGGTTATCTACACCGGCATAAGACAGACGCCCGAGCAGATAGTTGAGAGCGTCGTTCAGGAGGACGTTGACGTTCTCGGGATAAGCATCCTTTCGGGGGCCCACATGGTCCTGATTCCGAAGATCCTGAGGCTTCTTGAGGAGCGCGGTTTGAAGCCCAACGAGGACGTTCTCGTCATAGCGGGGGGGATAATACCGCCCGACGATGCGGAGAAGCTCGAGGAGATGGGCGTTGCAAAGGTTTTCGGCCCGGGAAGTCCGATATCCGAAATCATAGCCTTCATAGATGAGAACGTTCCAAAGCTGAAGAAGTTCTCCGCATGA
- the meaB gene encoding methylmalonyl Co-A mutase-associated GTPase MeaB, whose product MIKELVERMLSGDRRAAARLITLVENDEEKAREIVGLIYPYTGKAYVIGVTGPPGAGKSTLLDKLIKVAREEGKVVGVIAIDPTSPFTGGALLGDRIRMQRHSTDPGVFIRSMATRGSLGGLAKATNDAIKVLDAYGCDVIFVETVGVGQVEVDIVKTADTVLLVTVPGLGDDVQAIKAGLMEIADVFVINKADREGADATYFELNLMLDLEKERWEKRGWRPPVVETVATTMKGIRELWRTVLEHRDFLERSGEIERKRKFRAEEEVRTIISGRIARMIGERLNEGELAELIDRIVRREVDPYSAADVVLEKTLGVKA is encoded by the coding sequence ATGATAAAAGAACTCGTGGAACGCATGCTTTCCGGCGACAGAAGGGCCGCTGCAAGGCTCATAACCCTCGTTGAGAACGACGAGGAGAAGGCCCGGGAGATAGTGGGTCTTATCTACCCCTACACGGGGAAGGCCTACGTGATCGGCGTAACCGGGCCACCGGGAGCCGGTAAATCGACGCTCCTCGACAAGCTCATAAAGGTGGCCCGGGAAGAGGGTAAGGTCGTGGGAGTGATAGCCATAGACCCGACGTCGCCCTTCACCGGCGGTGCGCTCCTCGGCGACAGGATAAGGATGCAGAGGCATTCAACCGATCCCGGGGTCTTCATAAGGAGCATGGCCACCCGCGGTTCCCTCGGCGGTCTCGCCAAGGCCACGAACGATGCCATAAAGGTGCTCGATGCCTACGGCTGCGACGTCATCTTCGTTGAGACGGTTGGAGTCGGGCAGGTTGAGGTGGACATCGTTAAAACCGCCGACACGGTGCTTCTCGTTACCGTCCCCGGACTCGGGGATGATGTGCAGGCGATAAAGGCCGGCCTCATGGAGATAGCCGACGTGTTCGTGATCAACAAGGCCGACAGGGAGGGGGCCGATGCCACCTACTTCGAGCTGAACCTCATGCTCGACCTTGAGAAGGAACGCTGGGAGAAGCGTGGGTGGAGGCCGCCCGTGGTCGAGACCGTGGCGACGACCATGAAGGGCATCAGGGAGCTTTGGAGAACGGTACTGGAGCACCGCGATTTCCTTGAGCGGAGCGGCGAGATAGAACGGAAGAGGAAGTTCCGGGCCGAGGAGGAGGTCAGGACGATAATTTCGGGCAGGATAGCCCGGATGATAGGCGAAAGGCTCAACGAGGGTGAGCTGGCGGAACTCATAGATAGAATCGTCAGGCGGGAGGTTGACCCGTATTCTGCCGCGGACGTAGTCCTTGAAAAAACTCTGGGGGTGAAGGCATGA
- the mce gene encoding methylmalonyl-CoA epimerase → MIGRIDHVGIAVKNLEEAIRVWEGLGLKVEEIEEVPDQKVRTAVIHVGESRIELLEGTSEDSPISKFIAKRGEGIHHIALGVDNIEEHLRKLKEAGYRLIDEKPRVGAGGAKIAFVHPKSVTGVLLELCEREE, encoded by the coding sequence ATGATAGGAAGGATAGACCACGTTGGTATAGCCGTTAAGAACCTTGAAGAGGCCATCAGGGTCTGGGAGGGCCTCGGTCTCAAGGTGGAGGAGATTGAAGAGGTGCCGGATCAGAAGGTCAGAACGGCGGTGATACACGTCGGGGAGAGCAGGATAGAGCTCCTCGAGGGAACCTCGGAGGACTCGCCCATCTCGAAGTTCATAGCGAAGAGGGGCGAGGGCATACACCACATAGCCCTTGGCGTCGATAACATCGAGGAGCACCTCAGGAAGCTTAAGGAGGCCGGCTACCGCCTCATAGACGAGAAACCGCGCGTGGGGGCCGGCGGAGCAAAGATAGCATTCGTCCACCCGAAGTCGGTCACCGGAGTTCTCCTCGAACTCTGCGAAAGGGAGGAATGA